Proteins from one Devosia chinhatensis genomic window:
- a CDS encoding class I SAM-dependent methyltransferase, with product MTQTLTLEQQIDIQIRSGGPMSVANYMGLCLTHPTKGYYRARDPIGSKGDFITAPEISQMFGELIGFWLVNLWQQMGEPKAYTLLELGPGRGTLMADILRVACRAPGFRDGLDLRLFETSPALMAEQQQKLAPYEPKYLQDFNNFADGPVLVVANEFFDALPIRQFVRQHDGWHERQVGLLDTKRIFGLSPTPIPPEAMPEAIAGAEIGTVFEVCFGAAEVTNQLAKVISAQGGSLLAIDYGYAETQVGETLQGVRNHAYADVLEAPGETDISAHVDFGAMANVARKAGLAVQPVVEQGQFLSRLGIGERSAALSKANPGAAETIETARHRLVSPDQMGKLFKVFCAHSPGLMPPGFTQ from the coding sequence GTGACCCAGACGCTGACACTCGAACAGCAGATCGACATCCAGATCCGCTCCGGCGGCCCGATGTCGGTGGCCAACTATATGGGCCTCTGCCTCACCCATCCCACCAAGGGTTATTATCGCGCCCGCGACCCGATAGGCAGCAAGGGCGATTTCATCACCGCGCCGGAAATTTCCCAGATGTTCGGGGAGCTTATCGGCTTCTGGCTGGTCAACCTCTGGCAGCAGATGGGCGAACCGAAAGCCTATACGCTGCTCGAACTGGGTCCCGGCCGCGGTACGCTGATGGCCGATATCCTGCGCGTTGCCTGCCGCGCCCCCGGTTTTCGCGATGGTCTTGACCTCCGGCTCTTCGAAACCAGCCCGGCCCTTATGGCGGAGCAGCAGCAAAAGCTGGCACCCTACGAGCCCAAATATTTGCAGGACTTCAACAATTTCGCCGACGGCCCGGTACTGGTCGTCGCCAACGAGTTCTTCGATGCCCTGCCCATCCGTCAATTCGTCCGCCAGCACGATGGCTGGCACGAACGCCAGGTCGGCCTTCTCGATACCAAGCGCATCTTCGGTCTCTCCCCCACGCCCATTCCGCCCGAGGCCATGCCCGAAGCCATTGCCGGTGCAGAAATCGGTACCGTCTTCGAGGTGTGCTTCGGCGCCGCCGAAGTCACCAACCAGCTGGCAAAAGTCATTTCCGCTCAAGGCGGTAGCCTGTTGGCCATCGATTACGGCTATGCCGAGACCCAGGTTGGCGAAACCCTGCAGGGCGTGCGCAACCATGCCTATGCCGACGTGCTCGAGGCCCCAGGGGAGACAGATATTTCCGCCCATGTCGACTTCGGCGCCATGGCCAATGTCGCCCGCAAGGCCGGGCTCGCCGTTCAGCCGGTCGTCGAACAGGGCCAGTTCCTCAGCCGCCTCGGCATCGGGGAGCGGTCCGCAGCCTTGAGCAAAGCCAATCCTGGCGCTGCCGAGACCATCGAGACCGCCCGCCACCGACTCGTCTCCCCCGATCAGATGGGCAAGTTGTTCAAGGTCTTCTGCGCCCACAGCCCCGGCTTGATGCCGCCTGGATTTACTCAATGA
- a CDS encoding branched-chain amino acid aminotransferase — protein MAGLPMDQRDGWIWFDGELKPWKDAKIHVLTHGLHYASSVFEGERAYGGEIFKSREHTERLIRSAATLDMPFPYSVDEIEAAKRLVLDKNGLVDAYVRPVAWRGSEELSVPARNNTVHVAIAAWVWPSYFSVEEKLKGIRLEWSKWKRPSPETIPSSAKAAGLYMICTLSKDHAMANGYADALMLDYRGYVAEATGANVFFIKGKDITTPTPDCFLNGITRQTLIALAKEKGFTVTERHIMPEELDQFDECFLTGTAAEVTPVSLIGDYKFTPGDGCRTLIDAYTAAVTPKRAAAE, from the coding sequence ATGGCAGGCCTGCCGATGGACCAGCGCGATGGCTGGATCTGGTTTGATGGCGAACTCAAACCCTGGAAGGATGCGAAGATCCACGTGCTGACGCACGGGCTTCACTATGCCAGTTCCGTATTCGAAGGCGAACGCGCCTATGGCGGCGAGATCTTCAAGTCGCGCGAGCACACGGAGCGGCTGATCCGCTCCGCAGCGACGCTCGACATGCCGTTCCCCTACAGCGTCGACGAGATCGAGGCGGCCAAGCGCCTGGTGCTCGACAAGAATGGCCTCGTGGATGCCTATGTACGTCCGGTCGCCTGGCGCGGTTCGGAAGAGCTGAGCGTTCCGGCGCGGAACAACACGGTGCATGTGGCCATCGCCGCCTGGGTGTGGCCGAGCTATTTCTCGGTTGAGGAAAAGCTCAAGGGCATTCGCCTGGAATGGAGCAAATGGAAGCGGCCCAGCCCCGAAACCATTCCGTCTTCGGCCAAGGCGGCAGGTCTTTACATGATCTGTACGCTTTCCAAGGACCACGCCATGGCCAATGGCTATGCCGATGCGCTGATGCTGGACTATCGCGGCTATGTGGCGGAAGCCACCGGCGCCAACGTGTTCTTCATCAAGGGCAAGGACATTACGACGCCGACGCCAGATTGCTTCCTCAATGGCATTACCCGCCAGACGCTGATTGCGCTGGCCAAGGAGAAGGGTTTCACCGTCACCGAACGGCATATCATGCCCGAGGAACTGGATCAGTTCGACGAGTGCTTCCTGACCGGCACGGCGGCGGAAGTGACGCCGGTGTCGCTGATCGGGGATTACAAGTTCA
- the lgt gene encoding prolipoprotein diacylglyceryl transferase: MPFPNIDPIAIAIGPIAIRWYALAYLFGVLLGAGYGFLLLRNQRLWHRGAPPFPAKDIWDFAFWAMLSIVLGGRVGYVLFYNLPYYLQNPIEIINTLDGGMSYHGGMVGLMLAAIFFTRSKGGNWLSSLDLLGAVATIGIFLGRLANFINSELYGAPTTLPWGVVFPTDPLQVARHPSQLYEAVLEGLLLFLVIRVATHVFFALRKPGLVAGIFAIGYALSRIAVEFVRLPDEQLGYLYFGWVTMGQILSLPILLGGVLLVAYAVSRRDNPLRP, from the coding sequence TTGCCCTTCCCCAATATCGATCCCATCGCCATCGCCATCGGCCCCATCGCCATCCGCTGGTACGCGCTGGCCTATCTCTTCGGCGTCCTGCTGGGCGCGGGCTACGGCTTTCTGCTTTTGCGCAATCAGCGTCTCTGGCATCGCGGTGCCCCGCCTTTCCCCGCCAAGGACATCTGGGATTTTGCCTTCTGGGCCATGCTCTCCATCGTCCTCGGTGGGCGCGTCGGCTACGTGCTCTTTTATAACCTGCCTTATTACCTTCAGAACCCGATCGAGATCATCAACACGCTCGATGGAGGCATGTCCTATCATGGCGGCATGGTCGGCCTCATGCTGGCGGCCATCTTCTTTACGCGCTCCAAGGGCGGCAATTGGCTTTCGAGCCTCGACCTGCTCGGCGCCGTCGCCACCATCGGCATTTTTCTCGGTCGCCTCGCCAATTTCATCAATTCCGAGCTCTATGGCGCGCCCACGACCCTGCCATGGGGCGTCGTCTTTCCCACCGATCCCCTCCAGGTCGCGCGCCATCCCAGCCAGCTCTATGAAGCCGTCCTCGAAGGGCTCCTGCTCTTCCTCGTCATCCGCGTCGCCACCCATGTCTTCTTCGCCCTGCGCAAGCCGGGCCTGGTGGCTGGCATCTTCGCCATAGGCTACGCCCTCTCGCGTATCGCGGTCGAATTCGTCCGCCTGCCCGATGAACAGCTGGGCTACCTTTATTTCGGCTGGGTCACCATGGGCCAGATCCTGAGCCTGCCGATCCTTTTGGGCGGCGTTCTGCTCGTCGCCTACGCCGTAAGCCGCCGCGACAATCCTTTGCGACCGTGA
- a CDS encoding FAD/NAD(P)-binding protein: MRTTTPTRIAIVGGGPTAVYTLKNLLQKAGRMTITLFEAGKVAGCGIPYAEEFNTPDMMANITSIEIPPVLISLADWVRVADSGLLRRFGIDRETVSDRDFYPRVLIGAYYSEQLERLIAAGAQSGQQVTVETESRVTDVRPDASGFTVFVTKTKGNVRRRFDTVIMATGHLTDQNKAERDGGLYRSPYPVQDLKVGPDGAALILGSSLSGIDAVVALASRYGQFTGEGDALRYSLKGKQKLRLVMASRKGVTPDADFYYPIPEEPLMVFTEARLEALQKQGKTGFLSRAMKLFKQQLAADDPKFLADLGISRFTPESFAKGYFGMRKARQGFEAMAENLAESQKNYAERRIVMWRYTLMRAHEVFSQIVPFFDRKDLARFRRYLVPVFADAYGCVPHLSVQRLLALHRAGCLELAALGETGVIRYGAGNFTLTGAGPEQVFGTFIDARGQEMTSIRELGFTELDRALESKDFLRRSLRESDDDQFRIPLGERMNPDIFCLSIPVMMKRYPFAQGLVACSDAAKLVAEAL; the protein is encoded by the coding sequence ATGCGAACGACGACACCAACGCGGATTGCCATTGTCGGTGGCGGGCCCACCGCCGTCTACACGCTCAAGAACCTGCTGCAAAAAGCGGGGCGAATGACCATCACGCTTTTCGAGGCCGGCAAGGTTGCGGGTTGCGGCATTCCCTATGCCGAGGAATTCAATACGCCCGATATGATGGCCAATATCACCTCCATCGAGATTCCGCCGGTGCTGATTTCCCTGGCGGACTGGGTGCGAGTTGCCGATAGCGGGTTGCTGCGCCGGTTCGGTATCGACCGCGAGACCGTAAGCGATCGTGACTTTTATCCGCGGGTGCTGATTGGCGCCTATTATAGCGAACAGCTGGAGAGACTGATCGCTGCCGGAGCGCAGTCAGGCCAGCAGGTGACGGTGGAGACCGAAAGCCGGGTGACCGACGTGCGGCCCGATGCCTCCGGCTTTACCGTGTTCGTGACCAAGACGAAGGGCAATGTGCGCCGTCGGTTCGACACGGTGATCATGGCGACCGGTCACCTCACCGACCAGAACAAGGCGGAGCGAGATGGCGGGCTCTATCGCTCGCCCTATCCGGTACAGGACCTCAAGGTGGGGCCTGACGGGGCGGCGCTGATCCTGGGATCATCGCTCAGCGGCATCGACGCCGTGGTGGCGCTGGCGTCGCGCTATGGGCAGTTCACGGGCGAGGGCGATGCATTGCGCTATTCGCTCAAGGGCAAGCAGAAGCTGCGGCTGGTCATGGCATCACGCAAAGGCGTGACGCCTGATGCCGACTTCTATTATCCCATCCCCGAAGAACCGCTAATGGTCTTCACAGAAGCCCGGCTCGAGGCGCTGCAAAAGCAGGGCAAGACGGGCTTCCTGTCGCGCGCCATGAAACTGTTCAAGCAGCAATTGGCCGCCGACGATCCGAAATTCCTCGCCGACCTCGGCATCAGCCGCTTTACGCCGGAAAGTTTTGCCAAAGGCTATTTCGGCATGCGCAAGGCGCGGCAGGGCTTTGAGGCGATGGCCGAGAACCTCGCCGAATCGCAGAAGAACTATGCCGAGCGCCGCATCGTGATGTGGCGCTATACGCTGATGCGCGCCCATGAAGTGTTCAGCCAGATCGTCCCCTTCTTCGACCGCAAGGATCTGGCGCGGTTCCGGCGCTATCTGGTGCCGGTCTTTGCCGATGCCTATGGCTGCGTGCCGCACCTGTCCGTGCAGCGGCTGTTGGCCCTGCATCGAGCCGGGTGCCTTGAACTGGCTGCCCTGGGCGAAACGGGGGTGATCCGCTATGGAGCAGGTAATTTCACGCTGACAGGGGCTGGTCCCGAACAGGTGTTCGGTACTTTTATCGATGCGCGTGGGCAGGAAATGACCTCGATCCGCGAACTGGGTTTCACCGAGCTGGACCGGGCGCTCGAGAGCAAGGATTTCCTAAGGCGCAGTCTTCGGGAAAGCGACGACGACCAGTTTCGTATCCCCTTGGGCGAGCGGATGAACCCCGATATCTTCTGTCTTTCGATACCGGTGATGATGAAACGCTATCCCTTTGCGCAAGGGCTGGTTGCCTGCTCGGATGCGGCCAAGTTGGTCGCCGAAGCGTTATAG
- the proC gene encoding pyrroline-5-carboxylate reductase — translation MSRLHEIGPVMLVGAGKMGIALARGWLDAGLPPGNLVLVDPVPGDAARELAEDFGLVINSEALGLQPNVLVLAVKPQIIAEVMKTLAPVIGNHTLVLSIAAGVSIASLSEGLGTGRVVRSMPNTPAQIGKGISGAVAGPDVARQDRDAADALLAAAGQVVWFDAEGDLDAVTAVSGSGPAYVFNMVEALAAAGIAQGLPEHVAMQLARQTVIGAAALMEADPAPASVLRQNVTSPNGTTAAALDVLMASDGLTPLLERAVVAARQRSEELGRN, via the coding sequence ATGAGCCGCCTGCACGAAATCGGCCCGGTCATGCTGGTGGGTGCCGGCAAGATGGGCATTGCCCTGGCGCGCGGATGGCTCGATGCGGGCCTGCCACCGGGCAATCTCGTGCTCGTCGATCCTGTGCCCGGCGATGCCGCCCGGGAACTGGCCGAGGATTTCGGGCTCGTGATCAACAGCGAAGCGCTTGGCCTGCAGCCCAATGTGCTGGTGCTGGCGGTCAAGCCGCAGATCATTGCCGAGGTGATGAAGACCCTGGCGCCGGTGATCGGCAACCACACGCTTGTGCTCTCCATTGCCGCGGGCGTTTCGATTGCAAGCCTGTCGGAGGGCCTGGGCACGGGCCGGGTCGTGCGCTCGATGCCCAATACGCCCGCGCAGATCGGCAAGGGCATCAGCGGCGCGGTGGCGGGGCCCGATGTGGCGCGGCAGGATCGCGATGCGGCCGATGCGCTGCTGGCGGCGGCCGGGCAGGTGGTGTGGTTCGACGCCGAGGGCGATCTCGATGCGGTGACGGCCGTCTCCGGTTCGGGCCCGGCCTATGTGTTCAACATGGTGGAAGCCCTGGCAGCGGCCGGCATTGCCCAAGGCCTGCCCGAGCATGTCGCCATGCAATTGGCCCGCCAGACGGTGATCGGCGCTGCGGCGCTGATGGAGGCCGATCCGGCGCCGGCCAGCGTGTTGCGGCAGAACGTGACCTCGCCTAATGGCACGACCGCGGCAGCGCTCGACGTGCTGATGGCGAGCGACGGGCTGACACCACTTCTGGAGCGGGCCGTCGTTGCCGCGCGCCAGCGCAGCGAAGAGCTGGGTCGCAACTAG
- the pgeF gene encoding peptidoglycan editing factor PgeF: MRHGFFGRAGGVSTGEFASLNVSAAIGDDPDLVAQNRALVERAVGAGALAILKQVHSSRVAILDQVPEASTIAADAAVTATRGIGLAILTADCTPILLADPIAGVLGAAHAGWRGAVDGIIGNTVEAMLSLGAKREDIRVAYGPTISGPNYEVGEQFRADFLALHPGGAHHFDTPDNRPPHFDLPGFVEEQLHAAGIDRVEQVGACTYAHPDRYFSHRYATHNGTRTGRQIAVIGMT, encoded by the coding sequence GTGCGGCACGGTTTCTTCGGCCGGGCCGGAGGGGTGTCCACCGGCGAATTTGCCAGCCTAAACGTCTCTGCCGCAATCGGCGACGACCCCGATCTGGTGGCGCAAAATCGCGCTTTGGTGGAAAGGGCAGTCGGAGCCGGAGCGCTCGCCATATTGAAGCAAGTGCATTCCAGCCGCGTCGCCATCCTCGACCAGGTTCCGGAAGCCTCGACCATCGCTGCCGACGCCGCGGTGACCGCAACACGCGGCATCGGCCTCGCTATCCTCACGGCGGACTGCACGCCCATTCTTCTGGCTGACCCGATTGCCGGCGTCCTTGGAGCCGCTCATGCCGGCTGGCGCGGCGCTGTCGACGGCATCATCGGCAACACGGTCGAAGCCATGCTGTCCCTCGGCGCCAAGCGAGAAGACATCCGGGTCGCCTATGGCCCCACGATCTCCGGTCCGAATTACGAAGTGGGCGAGCAGTTCCGCGCCGATTTCCTGGCCCTTCACCCTGGTGGCGCGCACCATTTTGACACGCCTGACAACCGCCCCCCGCATTTCGACCTGCCGGGCTTTGTCGAAGAACAATTGCATGCGGCCGGCATTGACCGGGTCGAGCAGGTCGGCGCCTGCACCTATGCCCATCCTGATCGGTATTTCTCGCATCGCTATGCCACCCATAATGGCACGCGAACGGGTCGGCAGATCGCCGTCATCGGAATGACATGA
- a CDS encoding YbjN domain-containing protein encodes MSLIEFEPDRSSHPVDLVEHIASINDWTFERQDADEISISVRGGWSDYHVSFNWMEDLESLHIACAFDLKVPEGRRAEIKQLISLINEQLWIGHFDAWHKEGVVLFRNSHLLTGGADVSPQQCEALLRSASDSCDLYYQAFQFVVWAGKSAADALSHVMFETVGEA; translated from the coding sequence ATGTCCCTGATTGAATTCGAGCCCGATCGGTCGTCCCACCCTGTGGACCTCGTCGAGCATATCGCTTCGATCAATGACTGGACTTTCGAGCGGCAGGACGCCGATGAGATTTCCATTTCCGTGCGTGGCGGATGGAGCGATTACCACGTCTCGTTCAACTGGATGGAAGATCTCGAGAGCCTGCACATTGCCTGTGCCTTCGATCTCAAGGTGCCCGAGGGGCGACGTGCCGAAATCAAACAATTGATCAGCCTGATCAATGAGCAATTGTGGATCGGCCACTTCGACGCCTGGCACAAGGAAGGCGTGGTGCTGTTTCGCAATTCGCACCTGTTGACCGGGGGCGCGGACGTGTCTCCACAGCAATGCGAGGCGCTGCTGCGCTCGGCATCGGATTCCTGTGATCTTTACTACCAGGCCTTCCAGTTCGTGGTCTGGGCCGGCAAGTCGGCCGCCGATGCACTGAGCCATGTGATGTTCGAAACCGTGGGTGAGGCGTGA
- a CDS encoding MarR family winged helix-turn-helix transcriptional regulator yields MSADRKNVNKADINSTLADHADLPLDIMGLFFFAYRDFTGDADALLERQGFGRAHHRVLYFVNLRPGMPVADLLDILKITKQSLARVLRQLIDHNYVEQRTGASDRRQRLLYATDKGRHFFAELSANQATRIDASMAALSAEGAAEVRRFLVGMVTPQDRPTLERLRLTDKL; encoded by the coding sequence ATGTCAGCGGATCGAAAAAATGTCAACAAGGCTGACATAAATTCTACGCTGGCCGACCATGCTGACCTGCCCCTCGACATCATGGGCCTGTTCTTCTTCGCCTATCGTGATTTCACCGGCGACGCCGATGCCCTGCTCGAGCGCCAGGGCTTCGGTCGCGCGCATCATCGCGTGCTCTATTTCGTCAATCTGCGCCCGGGCATGCCGGTGGCCGATTTGCTCGACATCCTCAAGATCACCAAGCAGAGCCTGGCCCGTGTCCTGCGGCAATTGATCGACCACAATTATGTCGAGCAGCGCACCGGAGCGTCCGACCGGCGCCAGCGCCTGCTCTATGCCACCGACAAGGGCCGGCATTTCTTCGCCGAGCTCTCTGCCAATCAGGCCACGCGTATCGACGCCTCGATGGCCGCGCTTTCGGCCGAGGGCGCTGCCGAAGTGCGCCGGTTCCTCGTGGGCATGGTGACGCCACAGGACCGCCCGACGCTCGAGCGCCTGCGCCTCACCGACAAGCTCTGA
- a CDS encoding accessory factor UbiK family protein yields MNQNNRIFDGLGRVMNEAAGVADGVRREVETVVKSQAQRIVNDMDLVKREDFDALREMVQVQGEEIDALRKEIAALRGAKVAE; encoded by the coding sequence ATGAACCAGAACAACCGGATTTTCGACGGCCTGGGCCGAGTGATGAACGAAGCTGCCGGCGTTGCCGACGGCGTGCGGCGCGAAGTGGAGACCGTGGTCAAGTCTCAGGCCCAGCGCATCGTCAACGACATGGACTTGGTCAAGCGCGAGGATTTCGACGCCCTGCGTGAAATGGTGCAGGTTCAGGGCGAGGAAATCGATGCCCTGCGCAAGGAAATCGCGGCACTGCGCGGCGCGAAAGTCGCTGAATAG
- a CDS encoding nucleoside deaminase: METNQPTEAELTAMRDAVERALQARRQSGKAGIAAAILRDGVVIGRGENEVRLQSDPTKHAEMVALTEAGHFVGSTDLSGCVIISTLQPCEMCLSAMRFAGIRRVIFAATQAHVAGKYFVFPGLSIDDFIAAGEPFTAIGGTMEDDVLPLYRDGDE, from the coding sequence ATGGAAACCAACCAGCCTACCGAAGCTGAACTCACCGCCATGCGGGACGCTGTCGAGCGCGCCTTGCAGGCCCGCCGGCAATCGGGCAAGGCCGGTATCGCCGCCGCTATTCTGCGCGATGGCGTGGTGATCGGCCGGGGTGAAAACGAGGTCCGGCTTCAGTCCGATCCGACCAAGCATGCCGAAATGGTTGCCCTTACCGAGGCCGGTCACTTTGTCGGCAGCACCGATCTCTCCGGCTGCGTGATTATCTCCACGCTCCAGCCATGCGAGATGTGTCTCTCGGCCATGCGCTTTGCCGGCATCAGACGCGTGATCTTCGCTGCCACGCAAGCCCATGTTGCTGGCAAGTACTTCGTCTTTCCGGGCCTTTCCATCGATGACTTTATTGCCGCCGGTGAGCCTTTCACCGCCATTGGCGGCACGATGGAAGACGACGTCCTGCCATTGTACCGCGACGGTGACGAATAG
- a CDS encoding ribose-phosphate pyrophosphokinase has product MKLVTGNSNRPLAQAVASYLELPLTDCTVKRFADNEVYVEVQENVRGEDVFILQSTSYPANDNLMELLIIADALRRSSARRITAVLPYFGYARQDRKSAPRTPISAKLVSNLITEAGANRVLTLDLHAAQIQGFFDIPTDNLTAAPVMVRDIKDNYDVKNVMIVSPDVGGVVRARNVASRIGASLAIVDKRRPRAGVSEVMNIIGDVEGQTCILIDDIVDSGGTLVNAAEALLKAGAKEVSAYITHGVLSGTASERIAASKLKELVVTDSILDTEATRRAANIRRMSIAALIGEAVARTASEQSVSSLFD; this is encoded by the coding sequence ATGAAGCTGGTGACCGGCAACTCCAACCGTCCGCTGGCGCAGGCTGTCGCCAGCTATCTCGAACTTCCGCTGACCGATTGTACCGTCAAGCGCTTCGCAGACAACGAAGTCTATGTTGAAGTGCAGGAAAACGTGCGCGGCGAGGATGTCTTCATCCTTCAGTCAACCAGCTACCCCGCCAATGACAACCTGATGGAGCTGCTGATCATTGCCGATGCTTTGCGCCGCTCCTCGGCCCGCCGCATCACGGCCGTCCTGCCCTATTTCGGCTATGCAAGGCAGGATCGTAAGTCCGCCCCGCGTACGCCCATCTCCGCCAAGCTGGTCTCCAATCTCATCACCGAGGCCGGGGCCAACCGCGTCCTGACGCTGGATCTGCATGCCGCTCAGATCCAGGGCTTTTTCGATATTCCCACCGACAACCTGACCGCCGCCCCGGTCATGGTGCGCGACATCAAGGACAATTACGACGTCAAGAACGTCATGATCGTCTCGCCCGATGTCGGCGGCGTGGTGCGCGCCCGCAACGTCGCCAGCCGCATCGGCGCCAGCCTGGCCATTGTCGACAAGCGCCGCCCCCGCGCCGGCGTTTCGGAAGTGATGAACATCATCGGCGATGTCGAGGGCCAGACCTGCATCCTCATCGACGATATCGTCGATTCTGGCGGCACGCTGGTCAATGCCGCCGAAGCCTTGCTCAAGGCCGGCGCCAAGGAAGTCTCGGCCTATATTACCCATGGCGTGCTTTCGGGCACCGCCTCCGAACGGATCGCGGCCAGCAAGCTCAAGGAGCTCGTGGTGACCGATTCCATTCTCGACACCGAAGCCACCCGCCGGGCTGCCAACATCCGGCGCATGTCCATCGCCGCCCTGATCGGCGAGGCCGTCGCCCGCACGGCCAGCGAG